In a genomic window of Pieris brassicae chromosome 7, ilPieBrab1.1, whole genome shotgun sequence:
- the LOC123711891 gene encoding larval/pupal cuticle protein H1C produces the protein MQKFVLFAAFVACAAAAPGVLLHQTPVVAVHSPVVHTVPVVGSKTTITKSSQVVSHGSPVVHAVHTPVVATYPVVKSVVTPVVHAPVVHAPVVHAPVVHAVAPVVVKTVPSAVAHSSSVVHHSPIKALPVIAIH, from the exons ATGCAGAAATTC GTGTTGTTCGCTGCTTTCGTGGCTTGCGCCGCTGCCGCCCCAGGAGTCCTCCTTCACCAGACCCCAGTTGTTGCAGTCCACAGCCCAGTGGTTCACACCGTCCCAGTTGTGGGTTCCAAGACCACCATCACCAAGAGCAGCCAGGTTGTCAGCCACGGATCTCCAGTGGTGCACGCCGTCCACACACCCGTGGTCGCTACCTATCCCGTTGTCAAATCCGTTGTCACCCCAGTGGTTCACGCACCAGTAGTACACGCCCCAGTGGTTCACGCACCAGTAGTACACGCTGTTGCCCCCGTCGTAGTCAAGACTGTCCCATCAGCAGTTGCCCACAGCAGCTCAGTTGTCCACCACTCCCCCATCAAGGCTCTCCCTGTTATTGCTATCCACTAA